In one window of Drosophila innubila isolate TH190305 chromosome 2L unlocalized genomic scaffold, UK_Dinn_1.0 4_B_2L, whole genome shotgun sequence DNA:
- the LOC117780565 gene encoding male-specific sperm protein Mst84Da-like: protein MCSYPCYPAACIGSCGGCGPSGFYDPSFRPFNGPFNSWCGPCGAGCCGGRWC from the coding sequence ATGTGCAGTTATCCTTGCTATCCTGCTGCCTGTATCGGATCTTGTGGCGGTTGTGGTCCAAGTGGATTTTATGATCCCAGTTTCAGACCATTCAATGGGCCATTCAACAGCTGGTGCGGTCCTTGTGGGGCAGGATGCTGCGGAGGACGCTGGTGTTAG